One stretch of Gloeocapsa sp. PCC 73106 DNA includes these proteins:
- the menB gene encoding 1,4-dihydroxy-2-naphthoyl-CoA synthase has protein sequence MSQEWQVAKTYEDIFYHKGDGIAKITINRPEKRNAFRPKTISELYDAFSNAREDQRIGVVLLTGAGPHTDGKYAFCAGGDQSVRGTGGYIDEEGTPRLNVLDLQRLIRSLPKVVIALVAGYAIGGGHVLHLICDLTIAADNAIFGQSGPKVGSFDGGFGASYLARIVGQKKAREIWFLCRQYSAQEALDMGLVNTVVPVSELELEGIQWANEILAKSPIAIRCLKAAFNADCDGQAGLQELAGNATLLYYMTAEGAEGKQAFLEKRPPDFRQYPWLP, from the coding sequence ATGAGCCAAGAATGGCAAGTAGCCAAAACCTACGAAGATATTTTTTACCACAAAGGCGATGGTATCGCTAAAATTACTATCAATCGTCCCGAAAAAAGAAACGCTTTTCGTCCTAAAACCATCTCGGAACTCTACGACGCCTTTAGTAACGCTCGAGAAGACCAACGTATTGGGGTAGTCTTGTTAACAGGGGCAGGTCCCCATACAGACGGTAAATACGCCTTTTGTGCAGGAGGCGATCAAAGTGTCAGAGGAACAGGAGGATATATAGACGAAGAGGGTACACCCCGTCTCAACGTTCTCGATTTGCAGCGTCTAATTCGTTCTTTACCTAAAGTAGTTATAGCATTGGTAGCAGGTTACGCGATCGGTGGAGGTCACGTTTTACACTTGATTTGCGATTTAACTATAGCCGCAGATAACGCTATTTTCGGTCAAAGTGGACCAAAAGTAGGGAGTTTTGACGGTGGTTTTGGCGCTAGCTATCTCGCTAGAATAGTGGGTCAAAAGAAAGCCAGAGAGATTTGGTTTCTCTGTCGTCAATATAGCGCCCAGGAAGCCTTAGATATGGGCTTAGTGAATACAGTAGTCCCAGTATCAGAGTTAGAATTAGAAGGAATACAATGGGCGAATGAAATTCTCGCTAAAAGTCCCATCGCCATTCGTTGCTTAAAAGCAGCTTTTAACGCTGATTGCGATGGACAAGCAGGATTACAGGAATTAGCGGGTAACGCTACTCTACTTTACTACATGACCGCGGAAGGAGCAGAGGGAAAACAGGCTTTTTTAGAAAAGCGACCTCCCGATTTTCGTCAATATCCCTGGCTTCCTTAG
- the ilvC gene encoding ketol-acid reductoisomerase, which produces MAQMYYDDDANLDLLTDKTIAIIGYGSQGHAHALNLKDSGVNVIVGLYQGSKSTSKAEASGLSVYNVADASAKADIIMILLPDEVQKTIYTSEILPNLSEGKILAFAHGFNIHFGQILPPSFVDVIMVAPKGPGHLVRRTYEQGEGVPCLFAVYQDASGQARDRAMAYAKGIGGTRGGILETSFREETETDLFGEQAVLCGGLTALIKSGFETLVEAGYQPELAYFECLHEVKLIVDLIVEGGLAKMRDSISNTAEYGDYTRGPRVITDQTRAEMRQILKEIQSGQFAREFVLENQAGKPGFTAMRRQESEHPIEAVGQDLRAMFSWLKNK; this is translated from the coding sequence ATGGCCCAGATGTATTATGATGACGACGCCAACTTAGATTTACTTACAGATAAAACTATTGCGATCATTGGCTACGGTTCTCAAGGTCACGCCCACGCACTCAACCTCAAAGATAGTGGTGTTAACGTGATCGTTGGACTCTACCAGGGAAGCAAATCAACGTCTAAAGCCGAAGCTTCTGGTTTAAGCGTCTACAACGTAGCTGACGCTTCGGCTAAAGCCGACATCATCATGATTTTACTCCCCGATGAAGTCCAAAAAACTATCTACACTAGCGAAATTCTTCCCAATTTAAGCGAAGGGAAAATACTCGCTTTTGCTCATGGGTTTAATATCCATTTCGGTCAAATCCTTCCACCTTCCTTTGTGGATGTGATTATGGTAGCACCCAAGGGCCCAGGTCACCTAGTCAGACGTACCTACGAGCAAGGTGAGGGTGTACCCTGTTTATTCGCTGTCTATCAAGACGCTTCCGGACAAGCACGCGATCGCGCTATGGCCTATGCTAAAGGTATTGGCGGAACCCGTGGCGGTATTCTGGAAACCAGTTTCCGCGAAGAAACCGAAACCGACCTCTTTGGAGAACAAGCAGTACTCTGCGGTGGTTTGACCGCTTTAATTAAATCGGGGTTTGAAACCCTGGTCGAGGCAGGTTATCAACCGGAATTAGCTTATTTTGAATGTCTCCACGAGGTTAAGTTAATCGTTGACTTGATCGTAGAAGGAGGATTAGCTAAAATGCGTGACAGTATTTCTAACACCGCTGAATATGGCGATTATACTCGTGGTCCTCGCGTAATTACAGACCAAACACGCGCTGAAATGCGTCAAATTCTTAAAGAAATACAATCAGGTCAATTTGCCCGTGAGTTTGTTTTAGAGAATCAAGCGGGTAAACCAGGATTTACCGCGATGAGACGCCAAGAAAGTGAACATCCCATCGAAGCAGTTGGTCAAGATTTGCGCGCGATGTTTAGCTGGTTAAAAAACAAGTAA
- a CDS encoding ribonuclease R family protein — MEFSIATLLAQFSEDKLVAGKILEKKLDCQNDTIREKLQIALDALEKLGMIVKERGKYRRLYTEELVEAKLRCSSKGFCFAIQDDEDAEDIYVRESHLSNAWNGDRVLVKIIKEGTRRRSPEGEVRLILERANPSLLARVLNENQEYMAIPLDDRLLFELQLQENGTNLAETVDHLVHVNVLRYPIGQYPPLGKITRVLGSDAEAAADTDIVSCKHDLPSDFAPSLLELAANLTKSITATDLENRKDLRDLLTFTLDSDSDHPGIWVENAFTLETTPTGDWQFGIHIVDLPHYLLEESPLDLEARKRGTAIYLGEKILPLFPEAVQNLYSLNVGDEHLTISVLITLDQSGQIQQFTIVPSIIRVDQHLSYQQVQSLLSEEDDIDSSLVNVVEKLRELFFQLSPLVKAQRLERGGFEITLSQTQPPYKDEGRMGVIITDPILPVRSLLTDMIILVGRVVAEHFSALNLPGIFSTQSVPDWDELEDLLKLGVNLGLDMSLESEEEILPQDCQRLTQAFAQSPAQKVLNYLLLSSLKPVKYTSKPGKHFGLAYQDNYTHCVSPGQRYADLWNLRILTALFVHGRDRRHSNAKKAVDLYSNTSHGQINWNVLPPTLQEELENELHHIIHRLNEREKIAEDAEKDLKGLKKAEKMKERTGQVFRGLITGVQSYGFFVEIEDLLVEGLVHVSSLKDDWYEYRSRHSCLIGRKNRIAYRLGDYVEVEVKSVDYYRQQIDLVTVSGGVTATTEDLEDE; from the coding sequence ATGGAATTTTCAATCGCCACACTTTTAGCTCAATTTAGTGAAGACAAGTTAGTTGCAGGTAAAATTCTCGAAAAAAAACTAGACTGTCAAAACGATACCATTAGAGAAAAGTTGCAAATCGCTCTCGATGCTCTAGAAAAATTGGGCATGATCGTCAAAGAAAGAGGGAAATATCGTCGTCTTTACACCGAAGAACTAGTCGAAGCTAAACTGAGATGTTCTAGTAAGGGTTTTTGCTTCGCGATTCAAGACGATGAAGACGCAGAGGATATCTACGTGCGAGAAAGTCATTTGAGTAACGCTTGGAATGGCGATCGCGTCTTGGTCAAAATCATTAAAGAAGGAACCAGAAGACGTTCCCCCGAAGGAGAAGTCAGATTGATCCTCGAAAGGGCTAATCCCTCTTTATTAGCGAGAGTACTCAACGAAAATCAAGAGTATATGGCTATCCCCTTAGACGATCGCTTACTCTTTGAACTGCAACTCCAAGAAAATGGTACTAATTTAGCCGAAACAGTCGATCATCTAGTCCACGTCAACGTCTTGCGTTACCCCATCGGACAATATCCTCCTCTAGGTAAAATTACTCGTGTTCTTGGTAGTGATGCAGAAGCGGCCGCCGATACTGATATCGTAAGCTGTAAACACGATCTCCCTTCGGATTTTGCTCCCTCTCTACTCGAACTCGCTGCCAATTTAACCAAGTCCATCACTGCTACTGATCTGGAAAATAGAAAAGATCTCAGAGACTTGTTGACTTTTACCTTAGATTCAGATTCAGATCATCCCGGGATTTGGGTGGAAAATGCTTTTACTCTGGAAACAACCCCCACAGGAGATTGGCAATTTGGTATTCATATCGTTGATCTCCCTCATTACCTCTTGGAAGAATCTCCTCTAGATTTAGAAGCGAGAAAAAGAGGAACCGCTATTTATCTAGGGGAGAAAATTTTACCTCTGTTTCCTGAAGCTGTGCAAAATCTCTACAGTTTAAATGTGGGTGACGAACATTTGACTATTTCTGTGTTAATAACACTAGATCAGTCAGGACAAATCCAACAATTTACTATTGTCCCCAGTATAATTCGAGTAGATCAGCATTTGAGTTATCAACAGGTTCAGTCTTTGTTGAGCGAAGAAGATGATATAGACTCAAGCTTAGTTAACGTGGTCGAAAAACTCAGAGAATTGTTTTTTCAGCTGAGTCCTTTAGTTAAAGCACAACGTCTAGAAAGAGGTGGTTTTGAAATTACCCTAAGTCAAACTCAACCACCCTATAAAGACGAGGGAAGAATGGGGGTTATTATTACCGATCCTATTCTACCAGTGCGATCGCTCTTAACGGACATGATTATTCTTGTAGGAAGAGTGGTTGCAGAACATTTTAGCGCTTTGAATCTACCGGGTATTTTTTCCACTCAGTCGGTACCAGATTGGGATGAGTTAGAAGATCTACTGAAGTTGGGGGTTAATCTGGGATTAGATATGAGTTTAGAGTCAGAAGAGGAAATCTTACCTCAAGATTGTCAGCGTCTAACTCAGGCTTTTGCTCAATCTCCAGCCCAGAAAGTGCTCAACTATTTACTCCTATCGAGTTTAAAGCCCGTTAAATACACCAGTAAACCCGGAAAACATTTCGGTTTAGCTTATCAAGATAATTACACTCATTGCGTCTCCCCTGGACAACGTTACGCCGATCTCTGGAATCTACGCATACTTACAGCACTTTTTGTTCATGGACGCGATCGCCGTCACAGTAACGCTAAAAAAGCCGTTGATTTATATAGTAATACTTCCCATGGTCAAATCAACTGGAACGTTTTACCCCCTACTCTTCAAGAAGAACTAGAAAATGAGTTACACCACATTATTCACCGTTTAAATGAACGAGAAAAAATCGCCGAAGACGCCGAAAAAGACTTAAAAGGACTCAAAAAAGCCGAGAAAATGAAGGAAAGAACGGGTCAGGTCTTCAGAGGTTTAATTACTGGTGTACAATCCTATGGTTTCTTTGTAGAAATAGAGGATCTTTTGGTGGAGGGGTTAGTACACGTTAGTTCTCTCAAGGATGATTGGTATGAATACCGTTCTCGTCACAGTTGTCTGATTGGTCGTAAAAATCGCATCGCTTATCGCTTGGGAGATTACGTCGAGGTAGAGGTCAAAAGTGTAGATTATTATCGTCAACAAATCGATCTAGTTACTGTTAGTGGTGGTGTTACCGCAACGACAGAAGATTTAGAAGACGAGTAA
- a CDS encoding DUF4090 family protein: MSENLGADAIDQAIAQGIDFDGSPIPEVKLKLYQEVMALEAGRQRSGVSNTMRSRIVRIGAKHLPQDKLNQMLIDADFAPLKDKEIAFYYSK, from the coding sequence ATGTCAGAAAATTTAGGCGCCGATGCCATAGATCAGGCGATCGCCCAAGGAATTGATTTCGATGGCTCTCCCATTCCGGAAGTTAAGCTCAAATTATATCAGGAAGTAATGGCCTTAGAAGCAGGGAGACAGCGCAGTGGGGTTAGCAATACCATGCGATCGCGTATTGTGCGTATTGGTGCTAAACACCTTCCTCAAGACAAGTTGAATCAAATGTTAATCGACGCTGATTTTGCCCCTCTCAAGGACAAGGAAATCGCATTCTACTATAGCAAGTAA